In Pseudodesulfovibrio hydrargyri, a single window of DNA contains:
- a CDS encoding methylglyoxal synthase, whose translation MDRIKNIAVVAHDNCKEELLDFIDCNREALAPHRLVATGTTGRLVEDLLAENEDAGAEHKRVRRLKSGPLGGDQQLGAMISNGEVDVLFFFWDPMEPQPHDVDVKALLRLAVLYNIPTASNRSSAEFLISSTFFDHEFCIKRGRYFEYADRELKP comes from the coding sequence GAAGAATTGCTCGATTTCATCGACTGCAACCGCGAGGCCCTGGCCCCGCACCGCCTGGTCGCCACCGGGACCACCGGGCGGCTGGTGGAGGATCTCCTGGCCGAGAACGAGGATGCCGGCGCGGAACACAAGCGCGTTCGGCGGCTCAAATCCGGCCCCCTGGGCGGGGACCAGCAGCTTGGGGCCATGATCAGCAACGGCGAGGTGGACGTTCTGTTCTTTTTCTGGGACCCCATGGAGCCCCAGCCGCACGACGTGGACGTCAAGGCGTTGCTGCGCCTGGCCGTGCTCTACAACATTCCCACGGCCTCCAACCGCTCCTCGGCCGAGTTCCTGATCTCGTCGACCTTCTTCGACCACGAGTTCTGCATCAAACGCGGGCGCTATTTCGAATACGCCGACCGCGAGCTGAAACCGTAG
- the nhaB gene encoding sodium/proton antiporter NhaB → MKPSLSKTFVETFLGNAPSWYKLTIIAFLVLNPVLILTVGKFVAGWALIAEFIFTLAMALKCYPLPAGGLLALEAVIMGMTSSETVYHEALKNFEVILLLIFMVAGIYFMKDFLQFTFTRILVRVRSKKVIALLFCLAGAVLSAFLDALTVTAVIMAVAFGFYNVYHRFASGKGAADSHDLVNDESVKETTRAELLEFRGFLRNLMMHGAVGTALGGVCTLVGEPQNLLVGGEMGWHFIPFFLHAMPVTMPVLVIGLLTCLAVEQFHIFGYGFQMPGNIRSFLLETAVQMEQEQGQKGKLKLIIQACTGLWLVLALAFHLAAVGLIGLSVIILLTSLTGITEEHQLGHAFEEALPFTALLVVFFSVVAVIHSQELFAPIIEFVLSLKGQDQLAAYYVANGLLSSISDNVFVATVYISETKLHFVHVLGAIPDIGMTGQALMDKMTDPHIARADVLATLPQNAATMVKETMEHFDKLAVAINTGTNIPSVATPNGQAAFLFLLTSALAPIIRLSYGRMVMLALPYTITMSITGLFAVYAFL, encoded by the coding sequence ATGAAGCCATCGTTGTCGAAAACCTTTGTCGAAACGTTCCTCGGGAACGCTCCCTCATGGTACAAGCTGACCATCATCGCCTTTCTCGTGCTCAACCCCGTGCTCATCCTCACGGTCGGAAAATTCGTCGCCGGATGGGCGCTCATCGCCGAATTCATCTTCACCCTGGCCATGGCGCTGAAGTGCTACCCGCTGCCCGCGGGCGGCCTGTTGGCGCTGGAAGCCGTGATCATGGGCATGACCTCGAGCGAAACCGTGTACCACGAGGCGCTGAAGAACTTCGAAGTCATCCTGCTGCTGATCTTCATGGTCGCGGGCATCTACTTCATGAAGGACTTTTTGCAGTTCACCTTCACCCGCATCCTGGTGCGCGTGCGCTCCAAGAAGGTCATCGCCCTGCTCTTCTGTCTGGCCGGCGCGGTTCTGTCCGCCTTCCTGGACGCCCTGACCGTGACCGCGGTCATCATGGCCGTGGCCTTCGGCTTCTACAACGTCTACCACCGCTTCGCTTCCGGCAAGGGCGCGGCCGACAGCCACGACCTGGTCAACGACGAAAGCGTCAAGGAGACCACCCGCGCGGAACTGCTCGAGTTCCGAGGCTTCTTGCGCAACCTGATGATGCACGGCGCGGTCGGCACCGCGCTCGGCGGCGTGTGCACCCTGGTGGGCGAGCCGCAAAACCTGCTTGTGGGCGGCGAGATGGGCTGGCACTTCATCCCGTTCTTCCTGCACGCCATGCCCGTGACCATGCCGGTCCTGGTCATCGGCCTGCTGACCTGCCTGGCCGTGGAGCAGTTCCACATCTTCGGCTACGGTTTCCAGATGCCCGGCAACATCCGCTCCTTCCTGCTGGAAACCGCCGTGCAGATGGAACAGGAGCAAGGCCAGAAGGGCAAACTCAAGCTGATCATCCAGGCCTGCACCGGCCTGTGGCTGGTCCTGGCCCTGGCCTTCCACCTGGCCGCCGTCGGCCTCATCGGCCTGTCGGTCATCATCCTGCTGACCTCCCTGACCGGCATCACCGAGGAACATCAGCTCGGCCACGCCTTTGAGGAAGCCCTGCCCTTCACCGCCCTGCTGGTGGTCTTCTTCTCCGTGGTCGCGGTCATCCACTCCCAGGAGCTGTTCGCCCCGATCATCGAGTTCGTGCTGAGCCTGAAGGGCCAGGACCAGCTGGCGGCCTACTACGTCGCCAACGGCCTGCTCTCCTCCATCTCGGACAACGTCTTCGTGGCCACGGTCTACATCTCCGAGACCAAGCTGCACTTCGTCCACGTGCTGGGCGCCATCCCCGACATCGGCATGACCGGCCAGGCGCTGATGGACAAGATGACGGACCCCCACATCGCCCGGGCCGACGTGCTCGCCACCCTCCCGCAGAACGCGGCAACCATGGTCAAGGAGACCATGGAGCACTTCGACAAGCTGGCCGTGGCCATCAACACCGGAACCAACATCCCGTCCGTGGCCACCCCCAACGGCCAGGCGGCCTTCCTGTTCCTGCTGACCAGCGCGCTCGCCCCGATCATCCGCCTGTCCTACGGAAGAATGGTCATGCTGGCCCTGCCGTACACCATCACCATGTCCATCACCGGCCTGTTCGCCGTGTACGCCTTCCTCTAG